One Persephonella hydrogeniphila DNA window includes the following coding sequences:
- a CDS encoding carboxymuconolactone decarboxylase family protein, whose product MAYIKLPELEDMDPEIQKLAREILEKTGKLGEIFKLLAIRKDIYFMTDNCVKTLLLNETELPYSTKERIALLISKENNCPMCVDVHKNIAKMLGMSEEQIEETLKGVDYINASEEEKELLRFCIRASKKDNYKITKEELDKVLNLGYSVSQVFEAITITAYFNYINTLSNVFGLGK is encoded by the coding sequence ATGGCCTACATAAAACTTCCTGAATTAGAAGATATGGATCCAGAAATACAAAAACTTGCCAGAGAAATTCTTGAAAAAACAGGGAAATTAGGGGAGATTTTCAAACTTCTTGCCATAAGAAAAGATATTTACTTTATGACAGATAACTGTGTTAAAACCCTTTTACTTAATGAAACGGAGCTTCCTTACTCTACAAAAGAAAGAATCGCCCTTTTGATATCAAAAGAAAATAACTGTCCAATGTGTGTAGATGTTCATAAAAATATAGCTAAAATGTTAGGAATGTCTGAAGAGCAGATTGAGGAAACACTGAAAGGGGTTGATTATATAAATGCATCAGAAGAGGAAAAAGAGCTGCTCAGGTTCTGTATAAGGGCATCTAAAAAAGATAATTATAAGATAACAAAAGAGGAGTTAGATAAAGTTTTAAACTTAGGTTACTCAGTAAGTCAGGTATTTGAGGCTATAACAATTACAGCTTACTTTAATTACATAAACACACTTTCTAATGTTTTTGGATTAGGAAAGTAA
- the flhB gene encoding flagellar biosynthesis protein FlhB — MAKDPSKTEKATPRRRQKAREEGQVAKSQDIPIAATLFVTFLVLIAYIPYSYNILSEYFRHTFSDPLYLLPEENGGFVSYTIKVILILLSPVFVVLLAVGIFSNVAQFGFLFSSKALTPKIERLDVIKGLGRLVSLKTAFELVRNLLKLLFASAVGYFLVMKIINESFNMSFIPITHEIYFLFKYTLMLVLAFALVSIPIAVIDFIYRRWEYEENIKMSKHEIKEERKMYEGNPQIKAAIRKKQREMAMMRMMAEVPKADVVITNPDHYAVALIYEKGKMNAPKVVAKGKNLIAEKIKEIAKRHDVPIVEDPPLARALYASVEVGDFIPEKFYVAIAKILARIYKQKGLLS; from the coding sequence ATGGCAAAAGATCCGAGTAAAACGGAAAAGGCGACGCCCCGTCGCCGCCAAAAAGCACGGGAAGAGGGGCAGGTAGCAAAAAGTCAGGATATCCCAATTGCTGCAACACTTTTTGTCACATTTCTCGTTCTTATCGCATACATACCTTACTCTTACAATATACTTTCTGAATATTTCAGACATACATTTTCTGATCCATTGTATTTACTACCTGAGGAGAATGGTGGTTTTGTCTCGTATACAATAAAGGTTATTCTGATACTCCTGTCTCCTGTTTTCGTTGTTCTTCTTGCTGTAGGTATTTTTTCTAATGTAGCTCAGTTTGGTTTTTTATTTTCCAGTAAGGCTCTTACCCCTAAAATTGAAAGACTTGATGTTATAAAAGGATTAGGGAGGCTTGTATCTCTAAAAACAGCTTTTGAGCTTGTAAGAAATCTTTTGAAACTTCTATTTGCATCTGCTGTAGGTTATTTTCTGGTGATGAAGATAATAAACGAGTCTTTCAACATGTCTTTTATACCTATAACCCACGAGATATATTTTCTTTTTAAATACACGCTTATGCTTGTTCTTGCTTTTGCTCTTGTTTCTATACCGATTGCCGTTATTGATTTTATTTATAGAAGGTGGGAGTATGAAGAGAATATAAAGATGTCAAAACATGAGATTAAAGAAGAGAGAAAGATGTATGAGGGAAACCCTCAGATAAAAGCTGCCATCAGAAAGAAACAAAGGGAAATGGCGATGATGAGGATGATGGCAGAAGTGCCCAAGGCAGATGTTGTTATAACTAACCCTGATCACTATGCTGTGGCTCTTATATACGAAAAAGGGAAAATGAATGCCCCTAAGGTTGTAGCCAAAGGAAAAAATCTGATTGCAGAAAAGATAAAAGAGATTGCCAAAAGACATGATGTACCTATAGTAGAAGATCCACCTCTGGCAAGGGCTCTGTATGCAAGTGTCGAGGTGGGAGATTTTATACCGGAAAAGTTTTATGTAGCCATAGCAAAAATCCTTGCCAGAATTTATAAGCAGAAAGGTTTACTTTCCTAA
- a CDS encoding flagellar biosynthetic protein FliR: MNPLITPDMAVALGLVMSRVVGIFLGFPLLNTALIPLNIRIMLVIAFSFFFMSIFDLKFPVENFSLLHYTLLVLRELLIGFLLGLVVNIFIAAFSYAAELISYFMGFTIVNVFDPTFGQISVLDRFFILLFYLLFFVTGAYKMVIGGMVMSFKLIPVGQTSFNVDIFVYLLKEAPLLFYLAFKMAFPFVLILFMVNVALALINRLIPQINVFIVGLPLQIFVGLATLAVGTSLVIYFSVSVINHFAENYIKAIGIMGK; the protein is encoded by the coding sequence ATGAATCCTCTAATTACTCCTGATATGGCTGTTGCACTTGGTCTTGTTATGTCAAGAGTTGTTGGTATATTCTTGGGATTTCCACTTCTTAATACAGCCCTTATCCCGTTAAACATAAGAATTATGCTTGTTATAGCCTTTTCATTTTTCTTTATGTCTATCTTTGATCTGAAGTTTCCTGTAGAAAACTTCTCTCTTCTTCATTACACCCTTCTTGTGTTGCGGGAGCTTTTAATAGGATTTTTACTGGGGCTTGTTGTAAATATCTTTATAGCTGCTTTTTCTTATGCGGCAGAACTGATAAGCTATTTTATGGGTTTTACCATTGTTAATGTTTTTGATCCTACTTTTGGTCAGATTTCTGTTCTTGATAGATTTTTCATACTTCTGTTTTACCTGCTCTTTTTCGTCACCGGAGCTTACAAAATGGTAATTGGTGGTATGGTAATGAGTTTTAAATTAATTCCTGTTGGGCAGACTTCTTTCAATGTGGATATATTTGTCTACCTTCTGAAGGAAGCCCCGCTTCTTTTTTATCTTGCATTCAAAATGGCATTTCCCTTTGTTCTAATTCTGTTTATGGTTAATGTAGCCCTTGCTCTGATAAATCGTCTTATACCCCAGATAAATGTCTTTATAGTAGGTCTTCCCCTCCAGATTTTTGTTGGACTTGCTACCCTTGCTGTAGGAACATCACTTGTAATTTATTTCTCTGTTTCAGTTATAAACCATTTTGCCGAAAACTATATAAAAGCTATCGGTATAATGGGAAAATAG
- the fliQ gene encoding flagellar biosynthesis protein FliQ: MSLDQSITLVQQMLYTALIVGAPVILIAFIVGLLISIFQAATQIHEMTLTFIPKIVATILALIIFGSWIFRKLVDFTQELLKNLIVYIS; this comes from the coding sequence ATGAGTTTAGATCAGAGTATAACACTTGTACAGCAGATGCTTTACACAGCTTTGATAGTTGGAGCTCCGGTTATACTGATTGCATTTATAGTCGGTCTTCTTATAAGTATATTTCAGGCTGCAACCCAGATACATGAGATGACCCTCACTTTTATCCCCAAGATTGTTGCTACCATCTTAGCTCTGATAATATTTGGTTCGTGGATTTTCAGAAAACTCGTTGATTTTACACAGGAACTTTTAAAAAATCTGATAGTGTATATATCGTAG
- the fliP gene encoding flagellar type III secretion system pore protein FliP (The bacterial flagellar biogenesis protein FliP forms a type III secretion system (T3SS)-type pore required for flagellar assembly.): MKVFLTVISFILFSQVSYADAVSDTLAQLNNLDITLKILFLITILSLAPSILIALTSFVRIVIVLSLLRHALGIPQSPPNQVIVALSLFLTFFVMKPVFEDINKNALQPYLKKEIGDMEALEKAKQPVKKFMINNTRKEDLKLFLDIAGEKPAKPEDVSMISLIPAFMISEIKTAFEIVFIIFLPFLIIDLLVASILMSMGMMMIPPMLISLPFKLILFVLADGFELLTKALIQGYRW; encoded by the coding sequence ATGAAAGTATTTCTGACGGTAATTAGTTTTATACTTTTTTCACAGGTATCTTATGCAGATGCTGTTTCCGACACACTTGCCCAATTAAATAACCTTGATATAACACTGAAAATACTTTTTCTTATAACCATACTCAGTCTTGCACCTTCTATACTGATAGCCCTTACATCTTTTGTCAGAATAGTTATTGTTCTTTCCCTTCTCAGGCATGCCCTTGGTATTCCCCAATCACCTCCAAATCAGGTTATTGTAGCTCTGTCTCTTTTCCTTACTTTTTTTGTGATGAAGCCTGTTTTTGAGGATATAAACAAAAATGCCCTCCAGCCTTATCTAAAAAAAGAGATAGGAGATATGGAAGCTTTAGAAAAAGCAAAACAGCCTGTAAAGAAATTTATGATTAACAATACAAGAAAAGAAGATCTGAAATTATTTTTAGATATTGCAGGGGAAAAACCTGCGAAACCTGAAGATGTCAGTATGATCTCTCTGATACCTGCATTTATGATAAGTGAGATTAAAACAGCCTTTGAGATAGTTTTTATAATATTTTTGCCGTTTTTGATAATAGACCTTCTTGTTGCAAGCATTCTTATGTCTATGGGTATGATGATGATTCCTCCTATGCTTATATCTCTTCCTTTTAAATTGATACTTTTTGTCCTTGCTGATGGTTTTGAGCTTTTAACAAAGGCACTTATACAGGGGTACAGGTGGTAA
- a CDS encoding flagellar biosynthetic protein FliO: protein MLEYSDFLRVLSSLVIVIVLIYSIYYIINRYGKGILPGQKGLIQIKEIRYIGKNKGLAVVRANSKYYFLSFDDKNLSIIEKWDRLEEEGDIKAENESISDGN from the coding sequence TTGCTTGAGTACTCAGACTTTCTCAGAGTTTTATCATCGCTGGTAATAGTTATAGTTCTTATATACTCTATCTACTACATAATCAACAGATATGGAAAAGGAATTTTACCAGGTCAAAAAGGTTTAATACAGATTAAAGAGATCAGATATATTGGGAAAAATAAAGGTCTTGCTGTAGTGAGGGCAAATAGTAAGTATTACTTTCTGTCTTTTGATGATAAAAATCTCAGTATAATAGAGAAATGGGACAGGCTTGAAGAAGAGGGAGATATTAAAGCTGAAAATGAAAGTATTTCTGACGGTAATTAG
- a CDS encoding FliM/FliN family flagellar motor switch protein → MEEKKDEKQLNSTVEEELDISFLHDITLKLTGEVGRTTKNFIDILRLKEGDIIKLDKHIEDYLEIYLRGQLFAIGELVVVNEKYAIRVVDLA, encoded by the coding sequence ATGGAAGAAAAAAAAGATGAAAAACAGCTTAATAGTACGGTTGAGGAAGAACTGGATATATCCTTTCTTCACGATATAACCCTTAAACTTACCGGAGAAGTGGGGAGAACTACAAAAAATTTCATAGACATACTCAGACTAAAAGAAGGGGATATCATAAAGTTAGACAAGCATATTGAGGATTATCTGGAGATATACCTGAGAGGACAGTTATTTGCCATCGGTGAGCTTGTTGTAGTTAATGAAAAATACGCAATTCGGGTGGTAGACCTTGCTTGA
- a CDS encoding flagellar basal body-associated FliL family protein produces MAEETKEQEEQPKGGKKKLLILLVVLLLLIGGGGGAAYKFLVLDKQKEKQEENKAEKIQEEIRNVENIGIMFEVGTFVVNLADKDADRYLKVTVILEIENEQVKQEVEKRLPQIKDSITTLLLTKTSRELRTAEGVERLKEEILRRVNAILPLGGVKNVYFTDFVIQTA; encoded by the coding sequence ATGGCAGAAGAAACAAAAGAACAGGAAGAACAGCCGAAAGGAGGGAAGAAAAAGCTCCTCATCCTTTTGGTTGTTCTTTTACTTCTTATTGGTGGTGGAGGAGGAGCAGCTTACAAATTTCTCGTTCTTGATAAACAGAAAGAAAAACAGGAAGAGAATAAGGCAGAGAAAATACAGGAAGAGATCAGGAACGTTGAAAATATAGGAATAATGTTTGAGGTTGGTACATTTGTTGTTAATCTGGCAGACAAGGATGCAGATAGATACCTGAAGGTAACAGTTATTCTGGAAATAGAGAATGAACAGGTTAAACAGGAAGTTGAAAAAAGGCTTCCCCAGATAAAAGACAGTATTACCACCCTTCTTCTCACAAAAACTTCCAGAGAGTTGAGAACAGCAGAGGGAGTAGAGAGACTAAAGGAAGAGATACTCAGACGTGTCAACGCTATTCTTCCCCTTGGGGGAGTTAAAAATGTTTACTTTACGGACTTTGTGATACAGACAGCTTAA